A stretch of Usitatibacter palustris DNA encodes these proteins:
- a CDS encoding alpha-glucuronidase family glycosyl hydrolase encodes MLALPLNPAWGFEEEGYDLWLRYRPLEGPPREKVEARAKAIVVPKNPSLTILAAVAELHRGLSGLVGRAPVLAGEVEEGAVVLATPASMPAIKSLKLPLAGLGAEGYLVRATKLDGHKVTLIAANSDVGLLYGTFAWLRAVRTGANLEKLDEQSAPKVHLRMLNHWDNLDRTVERGYAGESIWDWWTLPEVKDQRYVDYARATASLGINGTVLNNVNARIEIVTAPWIAKVKAVAEVLRPYGIKVYLAVRWSTPVELGDLKTADPLDPKVLAWWKERAEAIYAAIPDFGGFLVKANSEGQPGPQDYERSHADGANMLAKALAPHGGLVLWRAFVYSAHDTEDRHKQAYTEFKALDGKFAKNVIVQVKNGAIDFQPREPFHPLFGAVPKTPLFMEFQITKEYLGFATHLAYLGPMYEEVLQDDTHQGGKGTTVAKVIDGRAHGYKITGVAAVANTGSHRTWCGSHFDQANWYAFGRMAWDPEASSEAIAREWIEQTFSTDPRVVKAILAIMMESREAVVDYMTPLGLHHVMATGHHYGPGPWVSNLKRPEWNPVYYHQADKNGIGFDRTASGSNAASQYAPALAKRFSDPKTTPEKYLLWFHHLPWDYKMPSGRTLWEELIKRYDRGVDAVTGFRARWDKLKDDIDVRRHREVATFLAIQEREAQWWRDASIAYFASVSKRPLPKGTIPPPLSLDEYKSLSFPYAPGRGLPPRPYY; translated from the coding sequence ATGCTGGCCCTTCCGCTGAACCCCGCCTGGGGCTTCGAAGAGGAGGGCTACGATCTCTGGCTTCGCTACCGTCCTCTCGAAGGTCCGCCACGCGAGAAGGTCGAGGCCCGTGCCAAGGCCATCGTCGTGCCGAAGAATCCTTCGCTGACGATCCTCGCGGCCGTTGCGGAACTGCATCGCGGTCTTTCGGGGCTCGTGGGACGCGCGCCGGTCCTGGCCGGCGAGGTCGAGGAGGGCGCGGTCGTTCTCGCTACACCCGCTTCGATGCCCGCGATCAAATCGCTCAAGCTCCCGCTCGCGGGACTCGGTGCCGAAGGCTATTTGGTACGAGCTACCAAACTCGATGGCCACAAGGTCACGCTGATCGCCGCGAACTCCGACGTGGGCCTTCTCTACGGCACGTTCGCCTGGCTGCGCGCGGTCCGGACGGGTGCCAATCTCGAGAAGCTCGACGAGCAATCGGCACCGAAGGTTCACCTGCGCATGCTCAACCATTGGGACAACCTCGATCGCACGGTCGAGCGCGGCTACGCGGGCGAGTCCATCTGGGACTGGTGGACGCTTCCCGAGGTGAAGGACCAGCGGTACGTCGACTACGCGCGCGCTACCGCTTCACTCGGCATCAACGGGACGGTGCTCAACAACGTCAACGCGCGGATCGAGATCGTCACCGCGCCGTGGATCGCGAAGGTGAAGGCCGTCGCGGAAGTGCTTCGCCCGTATGGCATCAAGGTCTACCTCGCGGTGCGCTGGTCCACGCCCGTGGAGCTCGGTGACCTCAAGACTGCCGACCCGCTCGATCCCAAGGTCCTTGCGTGGTGGAAGGAACGGGCCGAGGCGATCTACGCGGCGATTCCCGATTTCGGCGGCTTCCTGGTGAAGGCCAATTCCGAGGGCCAGCCCGGGCCGCAGGACTACGAGCGCAGCCATGCCGACGGCGCCAACATGCTGGCCAAAGCTCTTGCACCGCACGGCGGGCTGGTGCTGTGGCGCGCGTTCGTCTACTCGGCGCACGACACCGAGGACCGCCACAAGCAGGCGTACACGGAGTTCAAGGCGCTCGACGGGAAGTTCGCGAAGAACGTGATCGTGCAGGTGAAGAACGGCGCGATCGACTTCCAGCCGCGCGAGCCCTTCCATCCGCTGTTCGGCGCGGTCCCGAAGACCCCGCTCTTCATGGAGTTCCAGATCACGAAGGAGTACCTGGGATTCGCCACGCATCTCGCCTACCTCGGCCCGATGTACGAGGAGGTCCTGCAGGACGACACCCACCAGGGCGGGAAGGGTACGACGGTCGCGAAAGTGATCGACGGGCGCGCGCATGGCTACAAGATCACTGGCGTCGCCGCCGTCGCAAATACCGGCAGCCACCGCACGTGGTGCGGCTCGCATTTCGACCAGGCCAATTGGTATGCCTTCGGTCGCATGGCGTGGGATCCCGAGGCGTCGTCCGAGGCGATCGCGCGCGAGTGGATCGAGCAGACGTTCTCGACCGATCCGCGCGTGGTGAAGGCAATCCTCGCGATCATGATGGAGTCGCGCGAAGCGGTGGTCGACTACATGACGCCGCTCGGGCTGCATCACGTGATGGCGACGGGTCACCACTACGGTCCGGGCCCCTGGGTATCGAACCTGAAGCGCCCCGAGTGGAACCCGGTCTACTACCACCAGGCCGACAAGAACGGCATCGGCTTCGACCGCACAGCCTCGGGCAGCAACGCGGCGTCGCAGTACGCACCTGCGCTGGCGAAACGCTTCTCCGACCCGAAGACCACGCCCGAGAAGTACCTCCTGTGGTTCCACCACCTTCCGTGGGATTACAAGATGCCCTCGGGCCGCACGCTCTGGGAGGAGCTCATCAAGCGCTACGACCGGGGTGTGGATGCGGTGACCGGGTTCCGCGCGCGATGGGACAAGCTCAAGGACGACATCGACGTGCGGCGCCATCGCGAAGTCGCCACCTTCCTCGCGATCCAGGAACGCGAAGCACAGTGGTGGCGCGACGCGTCCATCGCCTATTTCGCTTCCGTCTCGAAGCGGCCGCTGCCGAAGGGAACGATACCGCCGCCGCTGTCCCTCGACGAGTACAAGTCGCTCAGCTTCCCCTACGCGCCGGGCCGCGGGCTGCCTCCCAGGCCGTATTACTGA
- a CDS encoding glycoside hydrolase family 3 N-terminal domain-containing protein, producing the protein MIAVSSSAVSQPASVTASPLYKQSSVSVERRVADLLARMTTEEKIAELHRGIRPLASGSRKSDSRLGIPTLFHESGTPKGGATPFPQGIALAASWDPAGVRDVHAAIARQARTRGATVVSAPSLDVVRDPRRGRIEQTFGEDAFLVTEMGIAALEGLQGMGSVLNADKVIAAAGHFAGHGVPMQGEAISPAPLSRRELRDFFFPPFEQAVQRGGLSIITASRSEIDAVPSHADAWLLRGILRDEWKYNGLVMAAPGGVADLQAPYGVAADPTSAARLAFNAGVDASEGFSALKAGDVDAARLDAAVARVLTLKFKAGLFDKPALRSKAVALDDTVALKAAQRAIVLLKNDGVLPLAQGRVAIVTADRGLAAALRTGARGRVEVTAATKLADAAAQATHIVLVLGDATAKDLDAAMDAAAARGKPIVVVLTGSRPMATVKMASQASAIVGAWSLGAQGGKAIADALLGDINPGGKLPVSIARSDGQLPTYHDWKPSARRGYLFDSTEPLFAFGWGFSYSTFEVSAPRLSAKSMATDGSVEVSVDVRNNGRRAGDEVVQLYVRDTLSTVTRPVQMLRGFERVTLAPGEQRTVRFTLPARSLALWNEQMQRVVEPGEFEVLAGANSLQLQSATLTVLGKP; encoded by the coding sequence TTGATCGCAGTCTCATCGAGCGCGGTATCGCAACCGGCCAGCGTCACGGCCAGTCCGCTCTACAAGCAGTCCTCGGTGAGCGTCGAGCGTCGCGTGGCCGACCTGCTCGCGCGCATGACCACCGAGGAAAAGATCGCGGAGCTGCATCGCGGCATCCGCCCCCTTGCATCGGGATCCCGCAAGTCCGATTCGCGGCTGGGCATCCCGACACTGTTCCACGAGAGCGGCACTCCGAAGGGAGGTGCGACGCCTTTTCCCCAGGGCATCGCACTCGCCGCCTCGTGGGACCCCGCAGGGGTTCGCGACGTGCACGCGGCGATCGCGCGCCAGGCACGCACGCGCGGAGCCACCGTCGTATCGGCGCCTTCCCTCGATGTCGTGCGCGATCCACGCCGCGGGCGCATCGAACAGACATTTGGAGAAGACGCGTTCCTCGTCACTGAAATGGGCATCGCCGCGCTCGAAGGACTGCAGGGCATGGGCTCGGTTCTGAATGCGGACAAGGTGATTGCGGCCGCGGGCCACTTCGCGGGACATGGCGTTCCCATGCAGGGCGAAGCGATCAGCCCCGCCCCGCTTTCGCGGCGCGAGCTCCGTGACTTCTTCTTCCCGCCGTTCGAGCAGGCCGTGCAGCGTGGCGGGCTTTCAATCATCACGGCGTCGCGCAGTGAAATCGATGCCGTTCCTTCGCACGCGGATGCCTGGCTCCTGCGCGGCATCCTGCGCGACGAATGGAAGTACAACGGGCTCGTGATGGCGGCGCCCGGTGGCGTTGCTGATCTCCAGGCTCCTTATGGTGTCGCCGCTGATCCCACCTCCGCGGCCCGCCTCGCATTCAATGCCGGCGTCGACGCCTCCGAAGGTTTTTCCGCGCTGAAGGCCGGCGACGTGGATGCCGCGCGGCTCGATGCCGCCGTCGCCCGCGTGCTCACGCTCAAGTTCAAGGCCGGACTCTTCGACAAGCCAGCGCTGCGCAGCAAGGCCGTGGCACTCGACGACACGGTCGCGCTGAAGGCCGCGCAACGCGCGATCGTGCTTCTCAAGAACGATGGCGTGCTGCCGCTCGCGCAGGGTCGTGTGGCGATCGTCACTGCGGATCGTGGCCTTGCGGCCGCGTTGCGCACCGGGGCGCGTGGGCGCGTTGAAGTCACGGCGGCCACGAAACTCGCCGATGCGGCGGCGCAGGCAACCCACATTGTTCTGGTTCTTGGCGACGCAACGGCAAAGGATCTTGACGCCGCGATGGATGCCGCGGCGGCTCGCGGCAAGCCCATCGTCGTGGTCCTGACCGGCTCGCGGCCGATGGCCACCGTGAAGATGGCCTCGCAGGCGAGCGCGATTGTCGGCGCCTGGAGCCTCGGGGCGCAAGGCGGCAAGGCCATTGCCGATGCGCTGCTCGGCGACATCAATCCCGGCGGGAAACTTCCGGTGTCGATCGCGCGCAGTGATGGCCAGTTGCCGACGTATCACGACTGGAAGCCCTCCGCGAGACGCGGCTATCTGTTCGACAGCACCGAACCGCTCTTCGCATTCGGATGGGGCTTCAGCTATTCCACGTTCGAAGTCAGCGCACCGCGCCTGTCCGCGAAGTCGATGGCCACCGACGGGTCCGTCGAAGTCTCCGTCGATGTCCGCAACAACGGCCGCCGCGCCGGCGACGAGGTCGTCCAACTTTATGTACGCGACACGTTGAGTACCGTGACGCGGCCGGTGCAGATGCTGCGCGGCTTCGAGCGCGTGACGCTGGCACCCGGCGAGCAACGCACCGTGCGCTTCACCCTGCCTGCGCGCTCGCTCGCGCTGTGGAACGAACAGATGCAGCGTGTCGTCGAGCCCGGCGAATTCGAAGTGCTGGCCGGCGCGAATTCTCTGCAGCTCCAATCCGCCACCCTCACCGTCCTCGGGAAGCCCTGA